From the genome of Sulfurospirillum tamanense:
TCAAAGTGGCATAGAACTGCTGCTGAACAACAAATTAAACTTTGCTGTCATTTCCAACGAATACTTTAGAAAAAATGCCATTCCCTTGGTGCAAAACCTTCTTTACCAAGTTGCCTCCATGTATATGGGCGAAGATAGCCATCTCGCTCTCAAAAATGCTTTTGTTAATTATATTTTTAGAGAGCATTTTTGCGCCATTCATGAGCTTTTTGCTCAAAAAATATTAGAGCTTCACGCGCTACGCGAAAAAAACGCAGAGAATTTTTTGCGATTTTTTGATGGAAATATTGAGGTTATTGAGGGAAGGCAGGTGCAAAAACCTGAAATTATTGATGAAAAAGGTCAAAAATGGAATGCTGTTTCCATTTTACCAATCGCCATTCAAAAAATACGTTGCGACAAAGAAAACGAAGCCCTCCAAGAGCGTGTTGAAAAAGCACAAGACAAACACGAAGAAGCTAGCCAAAAACTCGACATTTTTACCCAAGAGAGTGAAGTGGTGCACCAGAAGAAAGAAGTCCTTGATGAAGCCATTAAACAGGCAATGACACAGGGGAAAATACTGCAAGACAGAAACTATGAACTCAAACGCCTACGCAACCAAGGGCAAGCAAACGAAGAGATGCAAAAAGAAATTGCAGAACTTGCTGTTGAAATTAAACACTATTCAAAGGAAGAGGAGAGCTTGCGCAGTTCGATCCGCGAAACCAACAACGCCCTTGAAGCTTTGCGCATTAAAACTAAAAACCTCAACACGGAAATTCAATCCCTTGAACGCTACATCAACGATCACCACAAAAAACTGGACAACCTTCTTCAAGTGTACGCACCCATTATGGAAAAACACGAACTCATTATCGATGCTATTGCTAAAACACTGATGGCAAAATATTAACTTGCCATCAGTGAGAGTTTTCTCAATCTGTTAAGTCCTGATTAAATGCCTCTTGGTTAAATGTTTTACCGAGGTGTGCGCATGCGAGCTTGACATCGCGCTCCGCGTTTCCAAGGCAACTGGTCGCGCCTGGGCTTGGGGTCATGTTAAATAAAATCCCCGTTCCAGGATTAACAGAAGCCTCTCCTAACATTAACTTGCCTTCTGCTTTATTGAGCACTTGTGGGCGAACGCCCCCAAACCCTTGGGCATATTCGATGTCCTCCAACTGCAGTGAAGGGACAATCTTTCGTGCATCTTTAAGAAAAAGACGCTTATTAAAATAAGGAATTTCAAATAAAAAGTTGCGGAAAATATAATTTCTAATGGTGCTGTCTTTAAGTAAATCGTAAAAAATTGTAATAATTTTCTTATCCAAACGGAGGGTTTTAAAGAAGTCAATGACCGTTTTATTACCATGAAAACGTTCCAACTTGGGAAGCACAAGGGCTGTTGGCCCAAAGCGCGTAAATCCGCCAAGTAAAATATCAGGATCTCCATGCAAGGCCGCAAAAGGAAGTTTTGGGTTTTGCACCATGTATACTTTTCCCGTAAGCATCATCTTGGTGGTCACATAAAAACTTCCCGCCACAGGCAAGCAACTATAGTCATGTCCGTAACCCATTTGGTGTGCCAAATACAAAGAGTGTGCCCCCGCATTAACAATCACAAACCCTGCCGTAAAGCTCTTGCCATCACGCGTGGTAAGGCGATGCGTGGAGCCCTCTTGGGTAATTTCCAACACTTCACTGTTTAAAAAGACATCTGTTGTTTTGCCCTCAATTGTTTTGGCGTTTTCCACAAGACTTTTTGCCATAGCACCAAAATCTACGGTGCTGTATTCGTTTTGAACCCCAACACCCACGATAGGTTCGGGCCGCTCATTTCCGTTGGCATCGTACACTAATTTTGGCTCAATCTCTTTGAGTTTTTCTTTTTCATAAACTTCCAAATAAGGGAAAATTTCCTTGAAGTCTTCGTAGCGTTTTCGCATGTACGCCACTTCAGTATCGCCTACTCCAATGGCCATCTTCTGATGCGCGAACATAAATTTGTTTTCGTAACCGTATTGCAAACAATACTTAACAATCATACGTGCAGTGCGTTTGACTGCGCCTGCTTTTTGTACTGTATAGTTTGTCTCAATATCTCCACAATGTATGGTTTGTGAGTTGCCTTTGCCGCTAGAGTTAAGAGTGGCTAAATCGTCGTATTTTTCCAACAAAGCAATAGACCCAATATCTGTGTACTTGGCAAGTTCATAAAACGCTGCTGCACCCGATATTCCACCACCAACCACGATTACGTCATAATGCGCTTGACTCATAAAGCCTCCTCTTTGGCTAAGTTTTTACAATTACATGTAAGCATTAATTGCAAGACAAGACAATTATATTGTGTTAATTTTAAAATAAGATATTTTTGCGTCACCCCTGAACTTTAACTGTCTGTCTTGCCTCTTTTTGTCACTGTCTCACACGCAAACGCTTTTACCTTTAATCTCATTTTTACTACAATGCCTTAAACATTTTCAAAAGGAGTTTTTATGCAACGATGGCAACGTCTTGTGGCAACAGTTCTAGCACTCACTTTCGCACTCACCCTCAGTGCGAACGACAATCGGGTTTACCGTCTTAAACTGGCAAGTTCTTGGGGCAGCACGGTCCCTGTTTTGGGGGATGCTCCCAGCGAGCTTAAAGAGCTTGTGGAGACCATGTCTAAAGGAAGATTGCAACTGCGCATTGACGATCCTAGCAAGCATAAGGCAGGCTTGGCAGTCATGGACTTGGTAAAATTAGGTCAGTATGATATTGGATATACTGCTTCTTATTATTATAAGGGTAAAGATGCAAAATTAAGTTTCTTTACCACGATGCCCTTTGGTCTTTTGCCCCAAGAGCAACATGCGTGGTTTGAGTTTGGTGGAGGCAAAGAGTTTGCCGAACAAGTCTACGGGAAAGAAGGTTTGATGCACTTTCAAGGAGGCAACACTGGCATGCAAATGGGTGGCTGGTTTAAGCGCGAAATCGCCTCCTTAGATGACCTTAAAGGGCTTAAATTCCGCATTCCTGGCATGGGTGGTGAAGTGATGTCAAAGCTTGGCGTTATGGTCACCTCCACACCTATTGGAGAGCTTTATTTGGCACTTGAGATGGGAACCATCGACGCGGTTGAGTGGATTAGCCCCGCTTTTGATATCAACATGGGCTTTCAAAAAGTAGCCAAATACTACTACACCGGCTGGCAAGAACCTGCCAGTGAAACCCAATACCTTGTGAGCAAAAAAACTTATGCGTCCCTTCCGCAAGATTTACAAGTTATCCTAGAAACAGCCATCAACCAAGTGGCCAGTCGTGTTATGACCAAAGCGATGCACCTTAACGTTACCGCTTGGGAAAAAATTAAATCCGAGCACCCCGATGTAAAAGTGGCGAGTTTTCCTGATGATGTGTTGCGTGCACTGGATGCGGCAAACATGGAAATCCTCAACGCAGAAGCGGCTAAAGACCCTTTGTTTAAAGAAATTTTAGAGTCTCAACAAGCCTTTTTAAAACGTGCGCGCCCCTGGACTATGATGGGCGAATACTCCTACATCAACAACACCTCTAAGTAATCTTCTCCTCCCTCGCTTTTTAGCGAGGGATTTCATCCAATTTTTATCTTATTTAACTATACTGCGCTTTCTGAATAACCGTTCATGTTTTTAAAGGGATTTTGACCATGTTTAATAAAAACGACTCCTTGCAACTCAAAGAGTTTGTAGCGCTTGAAGAAAAACAGTATTACCTCTCCACTATCGAAATGGAAGTGCGCCACTCCTGGCAAAAAGATCACGAACGCATCTGTGTCTACGAAACCATGGTTTTTGCTGCGCCCCAAGGCGAGATTGACTATCACAGCAGCCTTTACCACTGCCGTTACCGTACTAAAGAAGAGGCTATCGCAGGACACCAACGTGTCCGCGAAGAGTTGCCTCGCATTATCTTTACATGTAAAAGTTGTAGCAATAAACTAGGAAATTAGCGCAATTGCCTCAATCTCCACCAAGGCGTTTTTAGGCAAGGTCTTCACCGCAACCGTACTGCGCGCTGGTTTATGGTCTCCAAAAAACGTACCATAGAGGGCATTGACCGCCGCAAAATCGTCCATATTGGCAAGAAAAATGGTAGTTTTCACGACCTGCTCTGCCGTTGCGCCACCTGCTTTTAAAACAGCGTCGAGGTTTTCAAGCACTTGCTTGGTTTGTGCTTCGATGCCGCCTTCTACAAAAGTCCCCTCGGGTGTGAGGGCAATTTGGCCTGAGGTAAACAAAAAGTTACCTACTTGGATGGCTTGCGAGTAAGGTCCGATAGCCGAGGGGGCATGGGGGGTTGAAATGGGTTTCATACAGTCTCCTTAAGGGTTTGAATTACGTGCAAGAAGACCTCTTTTAAGGCTTCTACGTCGCGCAATGGGGTGCATTCGTTGGGGGCGTGAATAGTGTCATTAACCACACCAAACTCAATGGTCTCAATGCCAAATTGGGCCAAAAAACGCGCATCGCTTGTGCCCCCTGCAGTGGAGTATTTAGGCTTACTCCCGCACACCGTTTCGATAGCCCTATCAAGGGTTTGGACAATGGGGGCTTTGGCATTGGCCACAAAAGGATGGGCACTTTGGGACAAGCGTAGCGTAAAGTCCACCCCCTCCATTACTGAAGCGATGTAAGCCTCAATCTCTTCTTTGGAAGTTTTCGTGGAATTACGCACGTTGAACATGAGTTTCAAATGACCAGGGCTGACGTTAGTCACTTCCATTCCGCTACGCAAATCCGTCAACACCAACTGGCTTGGGGCAAAGTGGGCATCTCCTTGGTCAAAGTAATGGCCTGCGAGTTTTTCAAGGCGCGGGGCCATGAGGTGCAAGGGATTGGTGGCTTTTTCAGGATACGCCGCGTGCCCTTGGACGCCAAAAACTTCCAAAACCCCGTTAATGGACCCCCGCCGCCCAATCTTAATGGCATCCCCAAAGCGGGTTTCACACGTGGGTTCTGCCACAATCGCCATGTCAGGCAACATGTCAGCCTCTTTCAAGTAACGCAAGATTTCAATGGTCCCGTGGGTTGCATCGCCCTCTTCGTCGCTGGTGAGCATCACCGAAAGGGTGCCTTCAAAATGGTCTATGTCTTGCAAGGCTCGCACAAAGGCACACACGCCACTTTTCATGTCTTGTGCCCCACGGGCGTAAACAATGCCCTCTTTGACTACGGGCTCAAATGGGTTAGTGTGCCACCCTTGGCCCTCAGGCACCACGTCCACATGCCCTGCAAAACACAGGTGTGGGCCTTGACCAAAACGGCGGTATAAAAACAGGTTGGTCGTATCGGCTACATCAATGCGAAGGGGGGTGAAATCTGGCAATTGCGCGGCAAGAAAATCCAACGTGCCTGCGTCGTTGGGAGTTACCGAGGGAAAACGCAAGAGCGTTAAAAACAGGTCGGTTGTTTTTGCTAAAGAATTTTCATTACATGTAAACATTTACCGCGTTCCTTGAGTGGCTAAAAAATTTTTACAATAGGCTTCAATCTTAGGTGCTGCCAGGGTGGCTGGTTCGTGAAAACAGTGCGCGAAATAACTATCAAGCTCGGGGTCAGGGTCAAGGTTATTTAAAATCGAATCCTCGACCTGCGTTGCCATCCACGCGACGTTAATCACCTGCCCCGAAGTGCCAATGCACACGAGCAATTTGGCATCTTCCAACGCAGTGTAGAGGGTTTCATACTGCGGTGCCGCCTCCCCAAACATCACGACATTATGCCGCACAGACGGGCTTTGGCAGGCAGGACACCGCACGCCTTCTTGAGAAGCATACCCAATCTCAAAGACTTCGCCACAGCTTTTACACCGCAGATGCGTAAGCGTACCGTGCAAATGCACTACCTCTTCGCAACCTGCTTTTTCCAGTAAATTGTCCACATTTTGCGTCAAAATCGCCACGTCGCTAGGGTAAGCGCGCTTGAGTCTTGCGAGCATTTCATGGGCGGCGTTTGGGTGTTTGTCTCTCAAATCTTTGCGTCTGGCGTCGTAAAAGGCGTGGACTTTTTGAGGATTGGCCGCGTATCCTTCCACGGAACACACCTCCATGACGTCGTATTCTTCCCACAAACCTCCCGCGTCTCGAAAGGTGCGAATGCCACTTTGGGCACTTAATCCTGCGCCACTAATGCATACAATTTGAGCCATCTTGCCTCCTAGAGGGTTACTACCGTTGCACCAAACCCGCCAAGGGTAGGTGGCGCGTCAGTAAAACTTTTGACACTGGGATGGGCTTTTAAAAAGGTTTTGACCGCGTAGGCGAGCTTTCCTGTGCCAATCCCGTGGTAAATAAGCACCTCATCAAAGCCGTGAATCAGCGCGTCAGAGAGAAACTGGTCGAGCTTTTCCACCGCTTCTTCGCCACGCATCCCGTGTAAGTCCAATTTAATCCCTCCTCGTGTGGTACGTTGAACATCGATTTTGGTTTTAGAGGCTTGCTTGGGCGCGGGATTTCCGCTGCGTTTAATGGCGTGCAAGGGTACATGTAAGGTAATGCCTTCGCATTCGATAATCGCTTTTTCTTTATTGAGCGCTTTGAGCACCCCTTTAGAGCGTCCGTACTTGATGGCATCGCCTACATGTAAAGGTTCTTTGGATTGCAAAGGCGCGGGTGTTGGGACGCGTTTTTTGGCCGCGTGAGCGTGGTTGAGTGCACGGTGGGCCTCTTTGGATTCGGTGGCGCGCACCGCTTCTTTGGCCGCGTCAATGGCCTTTTGGTATTCGCGCTCTAGCCCCGCTTCTTTGGCTTGATAGGAAAGCTCTAGGGCTTCTTCTTTTTCAATCAACCGTTCACTTAAGCGCTTGGCACGGTGTTCTTCTTCTTCCATGGTGCGCAATTTTCGCTTCATAGAAAGCTCTAAATCAATGTTTTTTTGAATGAGGTCGTTGAGGTTTTCTTTATCTTCCCCATAAAGCACCTTGGCCTTGCCAATGAGTGAGGCAGGAATACCATACCGAAGTGCCGTTTCAAAGGCGTAGCTTTTTCCGATAGTACCGTGCAAAAAATCATAAGTGGGGCGTTGGTTTTTTTCATCATACAATGCCGCTAATAATTCTACCCGTTCATCCGTCGCCAAAAGGGAGGCAAGGCGTTTGTGGTGCGTGGTGATGACAAGCTTCGCTCCTTGGGCCATGAGTTGGTCGATGAGCACTTTAAATAAACTCGCCGCTTCGTCCGCGTCGGTTCCAAGTTCAATCTCATCCACGCCCACTAAAGTCGTCCCTTTTTTTCCAAACAAGCTACTAAAATGCACCATACGCCCTGCAAAGGTGGAGATGTCGTTTTTCACATTTTGCGGGTCTTCGATGATGGCTTCGATGTGTTTAAAAGACCCGATGCTTGATTGTGCCGCACTTAAAGGCAAGGGCAAAAGGTATTTGGCCATCAATACCGCACTGAGGATGGATTTTAACAGCATGGTTTTTCCACCCGCGTTCACGCCCGTGACCATCAACACACTGCCTTGAAAGTTTACATGTAAAGGTTTGGGGTCGTGCATGGCAGGGTGCTTGAAGCCTGAGAGTTTAATGGCTTCGCCTTTTGCAGGAAGTAAAAACTCCAAGTTGCGCGACTTGGCAAAACTAATGCGTGCATGGTAGGCGTCAAACCGGTCAAATGCCCCGTTGACGAACTTTAAAAAGGGCTGTTTTTTGGTAAATTCGGCACTGATTTTTTTGCAGTACTCCAACACCACGCTCTCATAATCATCCAAAAGTTTGCTTTCGCGCTTTTTGAGCCCCTCGATGGATTCGGGCACCACATAAAAAAACCCGCTCGCACTACGCCCAATGACGGCACCTTTAAGCACATGGTTAAACCCGCCTCGCACCAACAAGGCTTCTTGAGAATGCAATAAATGCACTTGGTGGTCTACCAGATAAGCCTCAAGACGTTTGGTGGAAAGGAGTTGGCGAAACTGGCTTTGGAGTTGGTTTTTGACCTCGCCCATAGCTTGTTTTATCTGCGTAAAACGTGGGTCGATGTTCTCGTTTAGCTCACCAGAATCCTTAAACCACTCACTAATCTCCTCAACACTAGGAGGTACGATGATAGAAGCAATCCACTCCCCAAGGCGCCCTTCAAAAGGTTGACGCCCCAAAAGGCGAAAGTAGCGAATGATTTTTACAAATTCGGCAATCTCCCCAAGGCGCAAAATCCCTTGCTTGGTCAAATGCACCAACGGTGTGTCGAGGTTTGCAACCGTAGGAGGTGCGGGATAGAGGTAGGTTTGAAGCTGGGAAATCATTTCAAAATGAAGCTTAGAATCCCCTTCTAAAAAAATCGGTTTTTCACGGGCTAAAAA
Proteins encoded in this window:
- a CDS encoding SIR2 family NAD-dependent protein deacylase, whose amino-acid sequence is MAQIVCISGAGLSAQSGIRTFRDAGGLWEEYDVMEVCSVEGYAANPQKVHAFYDARRKDLRDKHPNAAHEMLARLKRAYPSDVAILTQNVDNLLEKAGCEEVVHLHGTLTHLRCKSCGEVFEIGYASQEGVRCPACQSPSVRHNVVMFGEAAPQYETLYTALEDAKLLVCIGTSGQVINVAWMATQVEDSILNNLDPDPELDSYFAHCFHEPATLAAPKIEAYCKNFLATQGTR
- a CDS encoding TRAP transporter substrate-binding protein; the protein is MQRWQRLVATVLALTFALTLSANDNRVYRLKLASSWGSTVPVLGDAPSELKELVETMSKGRLQLRIDDPSKHKAGLAVMDLVKLGQYDIGYTASYYYKGKDAKLSFFTTMPFGLLPQEQHAWFEFGGGKEFAEQVYGKEGLMHFQGGNTGMQMGGWFKREIASLDDLKGLKFRIPGMGGEVMSKLGVMVTSTPIGELYLALEMGTIDAVEWISPAFDINMGFQKVAKYYYTGWQEPASETQYLVSKKTYASLPQDLQVILETAINQVASRVMTKAMHLNVTAWEKIKSEHPDVKVASFPDDVLRALDAANMEILNAEAAKDPLFKEILESQQAFLKRARPWTMMGEYSYINNTSK
- a CDS encoding FAD-dependent oxidoreductase, with product MSQAHYDVIVVGGGISGAAAFYELAKYTDIGSIALLEKYDDLATLNSSGKGNSQTIHCGDIETNYTVQKAGAVKRTARMIVKYCLQYGYENKFMFAHQKMAIGVGDTEVAYMRKRYEDFKEIFPYLEVYEKEKLKEIEPKLVYDANGNERPEPIVGVGVQNEYSTVDFGAMAKSLVENAKTIEGKTTDVFLNSEVLEITQEGSTHRLTTRDGKSFTAGFVIVNAGAHSLYLAHQMGYGHDYSCLPVAGSFYVTTKMMLTGKVYMVQNPKLPFAALHGDPDILLGGFTRFGPTALVLPKLERFHGNKTVIDFFKTLRLDKKIITIFYDLLKDSTIRNYIFRNFLFEIPYFNKRLFLKDARKIVPSLQLEDIEYAQGFGGVRPQVLNKAEGKLMLGEASVNPGTGILFNMTPSPGATSCLGNAERDVKLACAHLGKTFNQEAFNQDLTD
- a CDS encoding RidA family protein translates to MKPISTPHAPSAIGPYSQAIQVGNFLFTSGQIALTPEGTFVEGGIEAQTKQVLENLDAVLKAGGATAEQVVKTTIFLANMDDFAAVNALYGTFFGDHKPARSTVAVKTLPKNALVEIEAIALIS
- a CDS encoding endonuclease MutS2 — translated: MSDLFSRLDLEGYLGEYHAFLAREKPIFLEGDSKLHFEMISQLQTYLYPAPPTVANLDTPLVHLTKQGILRLGEIAEFVKIIRYFRLLGRQPFEGRLGEWIASIIVPPSVEEISEWFKDSGELNENIDPRFTQIKQAMGEVKNQLQSQFRQLLSTKRLEAYLVDHQVHLLHSQEALLVRGGFNHVLKGAVIGRSASGFFYVVPESIEGLKKRESKLLDDYESVVLEYCKKISAEFTKKQPFLKFVNGAFDRFDAYHARISFAKSRNLEFLLPAKGEAIKLSGFKHPAMHDPKPLHVNFQGSVLMVTGVNAGGKTMLLKSILSAVLMAKYLLPLPLSAAQSSIGSFKHIEAIIEDPQNVKNDISTFAGRMVHFSSLFGKKGTTLVGVDEIELGTDADEAASLFKVLIDQLMAQGAKLVITTHHKRLASLLATDERVELLAALYDEKNQRPTYDFLHGTIGKSYAFETALRYGIPASLIGKAKVLYGEDKENLNDLIQKNIDLELSMKRKLRTMEEEEHRAKRLSERLIEKEEALELSYQAKEAGLEREYQKAIDAAKEAVRATESKEAHRALNHAHAAKKRVPTPAPLQSKEPLHVGDAIKYGRSKGVLKALNKEKAIIECEGITLHVPLHAIKRSGNPAPKQASKTKIDVQRTTRGGIKLDLHGMRGEEAVEKLDQFLSDALIHGFDEVLIYHGIGTGKLAYAVKTFLKAHPSVKSFTDAPPTLGGFGATVVTL
- the dapE gene encoding succinyl-diaminopimelate desuccinylase produces the protein MFTCNENSLAKTTDLFLTLLRFPSVTPNDAGTLDFLAAQLPDFTPLRIDVADTTNLFLYRRFGQGPHLCFAGHVDVVPEGQGWHTNPFEPVVKEGIVYARGAQDMKSGVCAFVRALQDIDHFEGTLSVMLTSDEEGDATHGTIEILRYLKEADMLPDMAIVAEPTCETRFGDAIKIGRRGSINGVLEVFGVQGHAAYPEKATNPLHLMAPRLEKLAGHYFDQGDAHFAPSQLVLTDLRSGMEVTNVSPGHLKLMFNVRNSTKTSKEEIEAYIASVMEGVDFTLRLSQSAHPFVANAKAPIVQTLDRAIETVCGSKPKYSTAGGTSDARFLAQFGIETIEFGVVNDTIHAPNECTPLRDVEALKEVFLHVIQTLKETV